A part of Geotrypetes seraphini chromosome 9, aGeoSer1.1, whole genome shotgun sequence genomic DNA contains:
- the LOC117366998 gene encoding uncharacterized protein LOC117366998 — MDQQQLMAFLAAERQKQSEDLQAVLKTNQELWYRSQELSRRQHDEMVLAMGEQTKVLSQILQRPPPATGSDSGLSAIHQTTGAATPLSLVNLCKITPADAPDEFLVAFERVATAAGWPQGQWAVRLLPCLAGETLSAFQTLAPELANDYLAVKNHILEYLGYTPEHYRQRFRATVMQDKERPKALVQKLTKLAERWLGPWLGNPRALVLEVIREQFLQSAPKNLRGWVQRQGCKTLGQTLEVAEAYIDAQGAYEEERITVPLMRGKGKVDREQGFQSRTTELPKAKEPQQKETLRCYRCGKAGHIQRTCRVTRDLMITRGQAARIPKEYRVKVLVANKQITALVDTGAEQSVVSEQLWKQLGGSPSPGLEKVPITCVHGKSYEYPLKQLNLQYKGKKMELPVAVVEAVPYSLILGRDWLVQAQTGGFKGCERQGGYVWGTSEDRGRVVGTAQARESRAQKPKQWKPTIRWVPLSEQARAPTRAYLRAAGYDLYAAHDQVIPARGRALINTDIQVSPPPGAYLRVAPRSGLALKHSIDVAAGVIDPDFRGNLAVVLVNQGDTEYSVQPGDPIAQMVCERIWHARLEQRVRLPDTERGEQGFGSTGVKTLEIGTPSDLSLHPKEGIETAKLAFLDAEILKLRDELTAARKDWEAKGKAQAVTKDQAWADQVDRNRQQARDESTAQFQREAEKLTNLIEQVNSQLKVVQEQVRESQTQQQVIQNSVREIKNTCGELTTRTDTTEGWLAKQKLQEEQIEQHAQHFENVLDTFKDMDQDLEEVRQQLENMQKGELGGITQVIAALAQRVDGLEGAKSQVDEALGKPYQPPILRWPEDFEDPDPPTLELAKKGNKPRKRY; from the coding sequence ATGGACCAGCAACAACTGATGGCGTTCCTGGCAGcggagagacagaaacaaagcGAGGACTTGCAGGCTGTCTTGAAAACCAATCAAGAACTTTGGTACAGATCCCAGGAGCTGTCTCGCCGTCAACATGATGAGATGGTACTGGCCATGGGGGAGCAAACCAAGGTACTTTCGCAAATTTTGCAAAGACCCCCGCCAGCTACGGGTAGTGACTCAGGACTGAGTGCCATTCATCAAACCACAGGAGCAGCTACCCCCCTCTCGTTGGTAAATCTGTGTAAGATAACTCCAGCCGATGCGCCGGATGAATTCCTGGTCGCATTCGAGAGggtagctactgctgctggttggcctcagggtcAGTGGGCTGTTAGGCTGCTACCCTGTTTAGCGGGAGAAACTCTGTCTGCTTTTCAGACATTAGCCCCTGAATTGGCGAATGACTACCTGGCAGTAAAAAATCATATATTAGAATATCTGGGGTATACGCCTGAACATTACCGTCAGCGTTTTAGGGCGACGGTAATGCAGGATAAGGAGAGGCCCAAAGCGCTTGTCCAGAAATTAACCAAACTGGCAGAGAGGTGGCTTGGCCCATGGTTGGGGAACCCCAGAGCATTAGTGTTGGAGGTGATACGTGAGCAGTTTCTGCAGTCCGCCCCGAAGAACCTGCGAGGATGGGTGCAAAGACAGGGCTGTAAAACTCTAGGCCAAACCCTTGAGGTGGCAGAGGCCTATATTGATGCTCAGGGTGCCTATGAGGAGGAACGTATTACTGTGCCTCTGATGCGTGGAAAGGGGAAGGTTGACAGGGAACAAGGCTTCCAAAGtagaaccacagaactccctAAGGCCAAGGAACCCCAGCAGAAAGAAACACTTAGGTGTTATCGCTGCGGGAAAGCAGGCCATATCCAAAGGACCTGTAGGGTTACCAGGGATCTGATGATAACCCGAGGACAGGCTGCTAGGATTCCTAAGGAGTACAGGGTAAAGGTCTTAGTAGCGAACAAACAGATAACAGCACTGGTGGATACGGGGGCCGAGCAATCGGTGGTATCAGAACAGTTATGGAAACAGTTAGGGGGAAGCCCAAGCCCAGGACTGGAGAAGGTTCCCATAACATGTGTCCATGGGAAGTCCTATGAATACCCTCTCAAACAGTTGAACCTCCAGtataagggaaaaaaaatggaGTTGCCTGTGGCCGTGGTAGAAGCGGTACCCTACTCATTGATATTGGGTCGGGACTGGCTTGTACAGGCTCAGACAGGGGGGTTCAAGGGCTGTGAAAGACAGGGAGGATATGTGTGGGGAACTTCAGAGGATCGAGGAAGGGTGGTAGGAACTGCCCAGGCACGTGAATCACGAGCGCAGAAACCAAAGCAGTGGAAGCCTACAATTAGGTGGGTCCCACTGTCAGAGCAGGCCAGAGCTCCCACACGGGCATACCTTAGAGCTGCAGGTTATGACCTATATGCGGCTCATGACCAAGTTATCCCGGCTAGGGGAAGGGCCCTGATAAATACCGACATTCAAGTGTCGCCCCCGCCAGGTGCTTACCTTAGGGTGGCGCCAAGATCAGGGTTAGCATTAAAACACTCCATAGATGTGGCTGCGGGAGTAATCGACCCTGACTTTAGAGGGAACTTGGCAGTGGTACTGGTTAACCAGGGGGATACCGAATACAGTGTCCAACCCGGGGATCCCATCGCTCAGATGGTGTGCGAGCGAATTTGGCACGCCAGGTTGGAGCAACGGGTAAGGCTTCCAGATACAGAAAGGGGAGAACAGGGATTTGGGTCCACAGGGGTGAAGACACTGGAAATAGGAACACCCTCAGACTTAAGTCTCCACCCGAAGGAAGGGATTGAGACCGCTAAGCTGGCCTTCCTGGATGCTGAAATACTTAAATTAAGAGATGAGTTGACAGCAGCCAGAAAGGATTGGGAGGCCAAAGGGAAAGCTCAAGCAGTAACCAAGGATCAAGCTTGGGCGGATCAGGTGGACAGGAATAGGCAGCAGGCTAGGGATGAAAGCACTGCCCAATTCCAGAGGGAAGCGGAGAAACTGACTAACCTCATAGAACAGGTGAATTCCCAGCTCAAGGTGGTCCAAGAGCAAGTTAGGGAAAGTCAGACTCAACAACAAGTGATACAAAATAGTGTCAGGGAAATTAAGAATACTTGCGGTGAGCTAACCACCAGAACTGACACAACAGAAGGTTGGTTGGCGAAACAGAAACTGCAGGAAGAGCAAATAGAACAGCACGCTCAACATTTTGAAAACGTTCTGGATACATTTAAAGATATGGACCAGGACCTTGAGGAAGTGAGACAGCAGTTGGAAAACATGCAGAAAGGAGAATTGGGTGGTATAACCCAGGTGATAGCTGCATTGGCTCAGAGGGTGGATGGTTTGGAAGGGGCCAAGAGTCAGGTTGATGAGGCTTTAGGAAAACCATATCAGCCACCGATCTTGAGATGGCCCGAGGACTTTGAAGACCCCGATCCACCAACCTTAGAGCTAGCAAAAAAAGGTAATAAACCAAGGAAACGTTACTAA